A single Mangifera indica cultivar Alphonso chromosome 20, CATAS_Mindica_2.1, whole genome shotgun sequence DNA region contains:
- the LOC123204932 gene encoding dCTP pyrophosphatase 1-like produces MEKNDDKDVSLQELRVMLAEFAEVRGWDQYHSPRNLLLALVGEVGELSEIFQWKGEVARGLPNWSSDDKEHLEEELSDVLLYLVRLADVCGLDLGQAALTKIVKNARKYPIGNPKFST; encoded by the exons ATGGAGaaaaatgatgataaagatgTTTCTCTTCAGGAACTCAGAGTCATGCTTGCAGAATTTGCTGAAGTTAGAGGATGGGATCAATATCACAGTCCCAGAAATCTTCTTCTAGCACTA GTGGGGGAGGTTGGAGAGCTTTCTGAAATATTTCAATGGAAGGGAGAAGTGGCAAGGGGACTACCCAATTGGAGTTCTGATGATAAGGAACATTTAGAGGAAGAGCTCTCAGATGTTTTGCTTTATCTAGTTCGTCTTGCTGATGTTTGTGGGCTTGATCTTGGCCAAGCTGCACTTACAAAGATAGTGAAGAATGCGAGAAAATACCCAATTGGCAATCCAAAATTTTCTACCTAA